The following are from one region of the Juglans regia cultivar Chandler chromosome 10, Walnut 2.0, whole genome shotgun sequence genome:
- the LOC109011650 gene encoding probable protein S-acyltransferase 6, with amino-acid sequence MEEIEKDIEVMENVALSEPLEEGFERENVGVEKENGITAKGGNILVTVKQKMFEFFKRVMEIELVKHFLGGNLERTRAYHVWPGKNVFFFHGRLICGPDPRGLMLTSVSIILSSWIFAIYVGEDLPSHSSSLIISISVILTIIVLVNLILVSAIDPGIIPRNDGQETIADVGTSTGTRRRRVTVNGVEMKLKYCRICKIYRPPRSCHCAICDNCVEKFDHHCPWIGQCIALRNYRFYLTFGASAMVLFAYLFAFSCWKIHQRVLKNGTGFIGMLRNCPETLALVSFSFAAIGFLGGLALFHVYLTAINQTAYENFRQRYVRFRNPYDKGILHNFMEVLFVPMPPSRVDFRAEISSRSFSAAETEL; translated from the exons atggaagaaattgagAAGGATATAGAAGTGATGGAAAATGTTGCTCTTTCTGAGCCATTGGAAGAAGGgtttgagagagaaaatgttggggTTGAAAAGGAGAATGGGATCACTGCAAAGGGTGGGAACATTTTGGTCACTGTGAAGCAGAAGATGTTTGAGTTCTTCAAAAGGGTTATGGAGATTGAGTTGGTTAAACATTTTCTTGGTGGCAACCTGGAAAGAACTAGAGCCTATCATGTTTGGCCTGGAAAAAAT GTCTTTTTCTTCCATGGGAGGCTCATATGTGGCCCGGATCCAAGAGGGTTGATGTTGACAAGTGTTTCTATTATTCTTTCAAGTTGGATTTTTGCCATTTATGTTGGGGAGGATCTGCCAAGTCATTCTTCTAGCCTCATAATCAGCATTTCTGTGATTTTGACCATAATT GTTCTTGTCAACTTGATTTTGGTTAGTGCAATTGATCCGGGGATTATTCCAAGAAATGATGGTCAGGAAACTATTGCAGATGTTGGCACTAGTACTGGCACAAGGAGGAGAAGGGTTACAGTTAATGGGGTGGAAATGAAACTAAAATACTGTCGGATTTGCAAGATTTATCGTCCACCCAGAAGTTGCCACTGTGCTATATGCGATAACTGTGTTGAGAAATTTGATCACCATTGTCCATGGATTGGTCAATGTATTGCACTG AGGAACTATCGATTTTACCTGACATTTGGGGCATCTGCCATGGTCTTATTTGCTTATCTATTTGCGTTTTCATGCTGGAAAATCCATCAAAGAGTATTGAAAAATGGAACTGGGTTTATTGGGATGCTAAGGAATTGCCCTGAAACATTGGCATTGGTGTCGTTTAGTTTTGCTGCCATTGGATTCCTTGGTGGACTTGCTCTGTTCCATGTCTATCTAACTGCCATAAACCAG ACAGCTTATGAGAATTTTCGGCAGCGCTATGTGCGTTTTAGAAATCCATATGATAAAGGAATTCTGCATAACTTTATGGAAGTTCTGTTTGTGCCAATGCCACCTTCCAGAGTCGATTTCCGTGCTGAAATCTCATCAAGATCGTTTTCAGCAGCAGAAACAGAACTCTGA